The following are encoded in a window of Kitasatospora fiedleri genomic DNA:
- a CDS encoding metal-dependent transcriptional regulator gives MSGLIDTTEMYLRTILELEEEGITPMRARIAERLEQSGPTVSQTVGRMERDGLLQVAEDRHLELTGEGRKLAVRVMRKHRIAECLLVDVIGLEWEQVHEEACRWEHVMSETVERKVLAMLGHPTQSPYGNPIPGLDELGDTKAEGEGYDAGLMTLETVAAADGADGADVVVRRIGEPIQTDGELMRTLRRAGVRPGATVRVAPASGGVLVGTGESAAELGKEIAAHVFVVQA, from the coding sequence ATGTCAGGGCTGATCGACACCACTGAGATGTACCTCCGCACCATCCTGGAGCTGGAGGAGGAAGGCATCACCCCGATGCGCGCCCGGATCGCCGAGCGACTGGAGCAGTCCGGCCCGACGGTGAGCCAGACGGTGGGCCGGATGGAGCGGGACGGGCTGCTCCAGGTCGCCGAGGACCGCCACCTCGAACTGACCGGCGAGGGACGCAAGTTGGCCGTCCGGGTGATGCGCAAGCACCGGATCGCCGAGTGCCTGCTGGTCGACGTGATCGGCCTGGAGTGGGAGCAGGTCCACGAGGAGGCCTGTCGCTGGGAGCACGTGATGAGCGAGACGGTCGAGCGCAAGGTGCTCGCCATGCTCGGCCACCCGACGCAGTCCCCGTACGGCAACCCGATCCCGGGCCTGGACGAGCTCGGCGACACCAAGGCCGAGGGCGAGGGCTACGACGCCGGGCTGATGACGCTGGAGACGGTCGCCGCCGCGGACGGCGCGGACGGGGCCGACGTGGTGGTCCGCCGGATCGGCGAGCCGATCCAGACCGACGGCGAGCTGATGCGCACCCTGCGCCGGGCGGGCGTCCGCCCGGGGGCGACGGTGCGGGTCGCCCCGGCCTCCGGCGGCGTGCTGGTCGGCACCGGCGAGAGCGCGGCCGAGCTCGGCAAGGAGATCGCCGCGCACGTGTTCGTCGTCCAGGCGTAG
- a CDS encoding aminoglycoside N(3)-acetyltransferase, with protein sequence MTDTALLRTGPGRTRPEPGPPRSVGQLAGQLRELGVREGGTLLVQSSLRAVGPVAGGAHGVVRALLAALGARGTLVVYTATPENSRTSPYYRARTAGLTRAELAEYHERMPAWHPRTPASPTVGRLAEVVRQWPGALRSPHPQTSFAALGPAAGELTAVHPLDCHLGDESPVGRMYRAGAQHLMLGAPMRHCTPLHLLEYWQPDRPQQLYTCVRRTDGAARAVEEFTATRLDDGHFEEMGEMLLRELAELRQGPVGAARSVLLPIREAVDLAANWYSNKRS encoded by the coding sequence GTGACCGACACCGCGCTGCTCCGGACCGGACCGGGGCGCACCCGGCCGGAACCGGGGCCGCCCCGGTCGGTCGGGCAGCTGGCCGGCCAGCTGCGCGAGCTGGGCGTCCGGGAGGGCGGGACGCTGCTGGTGCAGTCCTCGCTGCGGGCGGTCGGGCCGGTGGCGGGGGGCGCGCACGGGGTGGTGCGGGCGCTCCTCGCGGCGCTGGGGGCGCGCGGCACGCTGGTCGTCTACACCGCTACACCCGAGAACTCCCGCACCTCCCCGTACTACCGGGCCCGGACCGCCGGCCTGACCCGCGCCGAGCTGGCCGAATACCACGAGCGGATGCCCGCCTGGCACCCCCGCACCCCCGCCTCCCCGACCGTGGGCCGGCTCGCCGAGGTGGTCCGGCAGTGGCCCGGCGCGCTGCGCAGCCCGCACCCGCAGACCTCGTTCGCCGCGCTCGGCCCCGCCGCCGGGGAGCTCACCGCGGTGCACCCGCTGGACTGCCACCTCGGCGACGAGTCGCCGGTCGGCCGGATGTACCGCGCCGGGGCCCAGCACCTGATGCTGGGCGCGCCGATGCGCCACTGCACCCCCCTCCACCTGCTGGAGTACTGGCAGCCGGACCGGCCGCAGCAGCTCTACACCTGCGTCCGGCGCACCGACGGCGCCGCGCGGGCGGTCGAGGAGTTCACCGCCACCCGGCTGGACGACGGGCACTTCGAGGAGATGGGCGAGATGCTGCTCCGGGAGCTGGCGGAGCTGCGGCAGGGCCCGGTCGGCGCCGCCCGGAGCGTCCTGCTGCCGATCCGGGAGGCGGTCGACCTCGCCGCCAACTGGTATTCGAACAAGCGAAGTTGA
- the fxsT gene encoding FxSxx-COOH system tetratricopeptide repeat protein, which translates to MTERPTKGPQHQSPRRDTTEDRRGRIVTFYSYKGGTGRTMALANTAWILAANGRRVLVVDWDLEAPGLAQFFRPFLNPEVVAATTGIMDLFGDYLEEARRPVDRDPDWIEDFARIHPHALSLAWPHFPGTGRIDLVPAGQQNRDYSVARLDWDLLYERYEGRRFIQSLRADMKRRYDYVLIDSRTGLTDTADICTVEMPDDLVVCFTLSDQSIDGASRVARVIEDRYGDRGIRILPVPMRIDEGEKEKADAGRALARVKFAGLPADRGEADLARYWAGVEIPYRPFYAYEEILAPFGDQTGLPGSMLAANERLTKEVTRGEVLGLPPMPEDLRLRFLDGFARRRPTAPADLYLSYVPEDRAWADWISALLADAGYRVVPRDVGAGANPREATGRGIDSAYRTVALLSASYLQSPQAQALWDRTVLADPAGARRQLIPVRVSDVRLNAPYNNRNPVDLIGRDEAAAATALLRALGRTEAELPERSPGAPRFPGTKPTYWEVPQRNHSFTGRVKVLDDLRAQLAGGTTAVLPPPQTLYGLGGVGKTQVALEYAHRYMSHYDLVWWIDAEQSENVVSDLADLAGRLGLRVGDNVSEAAQATRDALRQGIPTPNWLLIFDNADEPAEIRRFFPDGPGHILVTSRNQGWSGQAGVLNVDVFDRTESVDHLTRRVRGLARADADRVAEAVGDLPLAVEVAAAWLETTRTPVETYVNQLKAEATKVLAAGETPVDYPTPVGLTWNVSIARLREQSPAAVRLLELCAFFAPEPISLRQFFFSEQMRLALHPYDEELTDTFLLGKVLRAVSRYALAKTDAGSDSFQVHRLVQAVVRSGMSESERNLAMHQVHRILVNARPPRGDTDDPANWPTLEKIWPHLTPSRAQDCDEREVRELLIDRVRYLWKRVDLDQALQLGHQLDTAWTSRSENEPDPVEQKIWRRQILSLRLQIANVLRSQGSYGESLALNQATLLGQRELLGEHHPYTLMTANSMAADLRYLNRFQEALALDQDTYDQFVELFGEDDPRTLTVANNLAIDHRLVGNSLAARDLDQDTVERNAAVRGPHHPYTLGTKSNLARDLREMGDYKGSVELLREVTEAFADLQQSDLPEELRNAKSLAVSLRRAGQYTEARELTERTYERYVDLFGPDFADALACRLNLAADHSAAGDKETARDIATDAYEGHRRLFGDQHPFTFACENNLSIYLRGSGDIEGAITHGRTAAAGLARVLGDDHPFVLNAMINLANALGENGEHREAEALGRTAYDGLVNRYGATHPDALVCQANLAITLREAGRRSEAEALRMQAVAGLVELFGEDHPSVVAARGWQRSNRDLEPQPL; encoded by the coding sequence ATGACCGAGAGGCCGACGAAGGGCCCGCAGCACCAGTCGCCCCGCCGCGACACCACCGAGGACCGGCGGGGCCGGATCGTCACCTTCTACTCCTACAAGGGCGGCACCGGCCGCACCATGGCGCTGGCCAACACCGCCTGGATCCTGGCCGCCAACGGCCGCCGGGTGCTGGTCGTCGACTGGGACCTGGAGGCCCCCGGACTCGCCCAGTTCTTCCGGCCCTTCCTCAACCCCGAGGTGGTCGCCGCCACCACCGGCATCATGGACCTGTTCGGCGACTACCTGGAGGAGGCCCGCCGCCCGGTCGACCGGGACCCGGACTGGATCGAGGACTTCGCCCGCATCCACCCGCACGCCCTCTCGCTGGCCTGGCCGCACTTCCCCGGCACCGGCCGGATCGACCTCGTCCCCGCCGGGCAGCAGAACCGCGACTACTCCGTCGCCCGCCTCGACTGGGACCTGCTCTACGAGCGCTACGAGGGCCGCCGGTTCATCCAGTCGCTGCGCGCCGACATGAAGCGCCGCTACGACTACGTGCTGATCGACAGCCGCACCGGCCTCACCGACACCGCCGACATCTGCACCGTCGAGATGCCCGACGACCTGGTGGTCTGCTTCACCCTCAGCGACCAGTCGATCGACGGCGCCTCCCGGGTCGCCCGGGTGATCGAGGACCGCTACGGCGACCGCGGCATCCGCATCCTGCCCGTCCCGATGCGGATCGACGAGGGCGAGAAGGAGAAGGCCGACGCCGGCCGGGCGCTGGCCCGGGTCAAGTTCGCCGGCCTGCCCGCCGACCGCGGCGAGGCCGACCTGGCCCGCTACTGGGCCGGTGTGGAGATCCCCTACCGGCCGTTCTACGCCTACGAGGAGATCCTCGCCCCGTTCGGCGACCAGACCGGGCTGCCCGGCTCGATGCTCGCCGCCAACGAGCGCCTCACCAAGGAGGTCACCCGCGGCGAGGTGCTCGGGCTGCCGCCGATGCCCGAGGACCTGCGGCTGCGCTTCCTCGACGGCTTCGCCCGCCGCCGCCCCACCGCCCCCGCCGACCTGTACCTCAGCTACGTCCCCGAGGACCGGGCCTGGGCGGACTGGATCTCCGCGCTGCTCGCCGACGCCGGCTACCGGGTCGTCCCGCGCGACGTCGGCGCCGGGGCCAACCCGCGCGAGGCCACCGGCCGCGGCATCGACTCCGCGTACCGCACCGTCGCCCTGCTCTCCGCCTCCTACCTGCAGTCCCCGCAGGCCCAGGCGCTGTGGGACCGCACCGTGCTGGCCGACCCGGCCGGCGCCCGCCGCCAGCTGATCCCGGTCCGGGTCTCCGACGTCCGGCTCAACGCGCCCTACAACAACCGCAACCCGGTCGACCTGATCGGCCGCGACGAGGCCGCCGCCGCCACCGCGCTGCTGCGGGCGCTCGGCCGCACCGAGGCCGAGCTGCCCGAGCGCAGCCCCGGCGCGCCGCGCTTCCCCGGCACCAAGCCCACCTACTGGGAGGTGCCGCAGCGCAACCACTCCTTCACCGGCCGGGTCAAGGTCCTCGACGACCTGCGGGCCCAACTCGCCGGCGGCACCACGGCGGTGCTGCCCCCGCCGCAGACCCTGTACGGCCTCGGCGGCGTCGGCAAGACCCAGGTGGCGCTGGAGTACGCCCACCGGTACATGTCGCACTACGACCTGGTGTGGTGGATCGATGCCGAGCAGAGCGAGAACGTCGTCTCCGACCTCGCCGACCTCGCCGGGCGGCTCGGACTGCGGGTCGGCGACAACGTCAGCGAGGCCGCCCAGGCCACCCGCGACGCGCTCCGGCAGGGCATCCCGACCCCCAACTGGCTGCTGATCTTCGACAACGCGGACGAGCCCGCCGAGATCCGCCGGTTCTTCCCCGACGGCCCCGGCCACATCCTGGTCACCTCCCGCAACCAGGGCTGGTCCGGGCAGGCCGGCGTGCTCAACGTCGACGTCTTCGACCGCACCGAGTCCGTCGACCACCTCACCCGCCGGGTCCGCGGCCTGGCCCGCGCCGACGCCGACCGGGTCGCCGAGGCGGTCGGCGACCTGCCGCTGGCCGTCGAGGTCGCCGCCGCCTGGCTGGAGACCACCCGCACCCCCGTGGAGACCTACGTCAACCAGCTCAAGGCCGAGGCCACCAAGGTCCTCGCGGCCGGCGAGACCCCGGTCGACTACCCCACCCCGGTCGGCCTCACCTGGAACGTCTCCATCGCCCGGCTGCGCGAGCAGTCCCCCGCCGCGGTCCGGCTGCTCGAACTGTGCGCGTTCTTCGCGCCCGAGCCGATCTCGCTGCGGCAGTTCTTCTTCTCCGAGCAGATGCGGCTCGCCCTCCACCCGTACGACGAGGAACTCACCGACACCTTCCTGCTCGGCAAGGTGCTGCGCGCCGTCAGCCGCTACGCGCTGGCCAAGACCGACGCCGGCTCCGACTCCTTCCAGGTCCACCGGCTGGTCCAGGCCGTCGTCCGCAGCGGCATGAGCGAGAGCGAACGCAACCTCGCCATGCACCAGGTGCACCGCATCCTGGTCAACGCCCGGCCCCCGCGCGGCGACACCGACGACCCCGCCAACTGGCCGACCCTGGAGAAGATCTGGCCCCACCTCACCCCGTCCCGGGCCCAGGACTGCGACGAGCGCGAGGTGCGCGAACTGCTCATCGACCGGGTCCGCTACCTGTGGAAGCGCGTCGACCTCGACCAGGCCCTCCAGCTCGGCCACCAGCTCGACACCGCCTGGACCAGCCGCTCCGAGAACGAACCCGACCCGGTCGAGCAGAAGATCTGGCGCCGGCAGATCCTCAGCCTGCGCCTGCAGATCGCCAACGTGCTGCGCTCCCAGGGCTCCTACGGCGAGTCCCTGGCGCTCAACCAGGCCACCCTGCTCGGCCAGCGCGAACTGCTCGGCGAGCACCACCCGTACACCCTGATGACCGCCAACTCGATGGCCGCCGACCTGCGCTACCTCAACCGCTTCCAGGAGGCGCTCGCCCTCGACCAGGACACCTACGACCAGTTCGTCGAACTCTTCGGCGAGGACGACCCGCGCACCCTCACCGTCGCCAACAACCTCGCCATCGACCACCGCCTGGTCGGCAACAGCCTCGCCGCCCGCGACCTCGACCAGGACACCGTCGAGCGCAACGCCGCCGTCCGCGGCCCGCACCACCCCTACACCCTGGGCACCAAGTCCAACCTGGCCCGCGACCTGCGCGAGATGGGCGACTACAAGGGCTCGGTGGAACTCCTGCGGGAGGTCACCGAGGCCTTCGCCGACCTCCAGCAGTCCGACCTGCCCGAGGAGCTGCGCAACGCCAAGTCGCTGGCCGTCTCGCTGCGCCGGGCCGGCCAGTACACCGAGGCCCGGGAACTCACCGAACGCACCTACGAGCGCTACGTCGACCTGTTCGGCCCCGACTTCGCCGACGCCCTCGCCTGCCGGCTCAACCTCGCCGCCGACCACAGCGCCGCCGGCGACAAGGAGACCGCCCGCGACATCGCCACCGACGCCTACGAGGGCCACCGGCGGCTCTTCGGCGACCAGCACCCCTTCACCTTCGCCTGCGAGAACAACCTCTCCATCTACCTGCGCGGCTCCGGCGACATCGAGGGCGCCATCACCCACGGCCGCACCGCGGCGGCGGGCCTGGCCCGGGTGCTGGGCGACGACCACCCGTTCGTCCTCAACGCCATGATCAACCTCGCCAACGCGCTCGGCGAGAACGGCGAGCACCGGGAGGCGGAGGCGCTCGGCCGCACCGCGTACGACGGCCTGGTCAACCGCTACGGCGCCACCCACCCCGACGCCCTGGTCTGCCAGGCCAACCTCGCCATCACCCTGCGCGAGGCCGGCCGCCGCAGCGAGGCGGAGGCCCTGCGGATGCAGGCGGTCGCCGGGCTGGTCGAGCTCTTCGGCGAGGACCACCCGTCGGTGGTCGCGGCCCGCGGCTGGCAGCGCAGCAACCGCGACCTGGAGCCGCAGCCGCTGTGA
- a CDS encoding DUF4231 domain-containing protein, translating to MAAGAGRSIGFVREQELLPGVFWAADGASLQGQARAVALSRWELLLLVGAAFAGSADGPVWAWAAALAYLGALFIALTVARQNPQRLWYDGRAVAESVKTLVWKYAVRADSYQPPPRKLPDAERLYDVQLSGILGEFDTELVSPGVTQELSTWRAPARHPQITDTMERLRDQPLPVRREVYLRERVQSQRQWYQAKAIQCRNATRRVGRLAVVLPALGLLLAVLRALGQFGFDALGAISAVAASVSAWAQLRQYRPQAAAYTLAAAELSKVEALLASVDLNAADAEETWARLARDAEDAISREHTTWQARREVRSLDIPS from the coding sequence ATGGCAGCTGGTGCGGGGCGTTCGATCGGCTTCGTGCGGGAGCAGGAGCTGCTCCCGGGCGTCTTCTGGGCCGCCGACGGCGCGTCCCTGCAGGGCCAGGCCCGGGCGGTGGCGCTCTCCCGCTGGGAGCTGCTCCTGCTGGTCGGCGCCGCCTTCGCCGGCTCCGCCGACGGCCCGGTCTGGGCCTGGGCCGCCGCCCTCGCCTACCTGGGCGCGCTGTTCATCGCCCTCACCGTCGCCCGGCAGAACCCGCAGCGGCTCTGGTACGACGGCCGGGCGGTCGCCGAGTCGGTGAAGACACTGGTGTGGAAGTACGCGGTGCGCGCCGACTCCTACCAGCCGCCGCCGCGCAAGCTGCCCGACGCCGAGCGCCTCTACGACGTCCAGCTCTCGGGCATCCTGGGCGAGTTCGACACCGAACTGGTCTCCCCCGGGGTCACCCAGGAGCTGAGCACCTGGCGCGCCCCGGCCCGCCACCCGCAGATCACCGACACCATGGAGCGGCTGCGCGACCAGCCGCTGCCGGTGCGCCGCGAGGTCTACCTGCGCGAGCGGGTGCAGAGCCAGCGCCAGTGGTACCAGGCCAAGGCGATCCAGTGCCGCAACGCCACCCGCCGGGTCGGCCGGCTCGCCGTGGTGCTGCCCGCGCTCGGCCTGCTGCTGGCCGTGCTGCGCGCGCTCGGCCAGTTCGGCTTCGACGCGCTCGGCGCGATCTCGGCCGTCGCCGCCTCGGTCTCCGCCTGGGCCCAGCTGCGCCAGTACCGTCCGCAGGCCGCCGCCTACACCCTGGCCGCGGCCGAACTCTCCAAGGTGGAGGCCCTGTTGGCCTCCGTCGACCTGAACGCGGCGGACGCCGAGGAGACCTGGGCCCGGCTCGCCCGGGACGCCGAGGACGCCATCTCCCGGGAGCACACCACCTGGCAGGCGCGCCGCGAGGTGCGCAGCCTCGACATCCCCAGCTGA
- a CDS encoding TIR-like protein FxsC: MSSGAGQRKDAPRPYFFLSYAHTPRINSRGAADPNLWVAKLHQDLCEAILQITDAPSGHPVGFMDRSMHQGQKWAERLSRELATCRVFVPLYSPRYFKSEACGREWHLFTRRSVYQRRPTAERMTGIVPALWVSMEHYQLPRVAGELQFNHDSFGAEYATEGLYALMKIAAFSSQYHTAVWRLARRIVDVAEQTVIPAGQVLDFESQPSAFDPPDSADQVRISVFSYRERELPPQRSPLCYGEQRADWQPYRPDSSRPLAQDAADIARGMGFQPTVREFEEESEHLLTGERPAAPCVLLVDRWAFLDGRRAEAVRRVDRRNHGSVAVIEPWNRGDQQNLDHERMLDELGDSVLTVSRRSRRRPTLREEAAVGTPGSIEEFRGEMERAVMRACTAHEQQRHQSRPEDGPTDRRPGIGP, translated from the coding sequence GTGAGCAGCGGTGCGGGCCAGCGCAAGGACGCGCCCAGGCCGTACTTCTTCCTCAGCTACGCGCACACCCCGCGGATCAACTCGCGCGGCGCCGCCGACCCCAACCTCTGGGTGGCCAAGCTCCACCAGGACCTGTGCGAGGCGATCCTGCAGATCACCGACGCGCCGTCCGGCCACCCGGTCGGGTTCATGGACCGCTCCATGCACCAGGGGCAGAAGTGGGCCGAGCGGCTGTCGCGGGAGCTGGCCACCTGCCGGGTGTTCGTGCCGCTGTACTCGCCGCGCTACTTCAAGTCCGAGGCGTGCGGCCGGGAGTGGCACCTGTTCACCCGCCGCTCGGTCTACCAGCGGCGGCCCACCGCGGAGCGGATGACCGGCATCGTCCCGGCGCTGTGGGTCTCGATGGAGCACTACCAGCTGCCCCGGGTGGCCGGGGAACTCCAGTTCAACCACGACAGCTTCGGCGCCGAGTACGCCACCGAGGGCCTGTACGCGCTGATGAAGATCGCCGCGTTCAGCTCGCAGTACCACACCGCGGTGTGGCGGCTGGCCCGGCGGATCGTCGACGTCGCCGAGCAGACCGTCATCCCGGCCGGGCAGGTGCTCGACTTCGAGTCCCAGCCGTCCGCCTTCGACCCGCCCGACAGCGCCGACCAGGTCCGGATCTCGGTCTTCTCCTACCGGGAGCGCGAACTGCCGCCGCAGCGCAGCCCGCTCTGCTACGGCGAGCAGCGCGCCGACTGGCAGCCCTACCGCCCGGACTCCTCCCGGCCGCTGGCCCAGGACGCCGCCGACATCGCCCGCGGGATGGGGTTCCAGCCCACCGTGCGGGAGTTCGAGGAGGAGTCCGAGCACCTGCTGACCGGCGAACGGCCGGCCGCCCCCTGCGTCCTGCTGGTCGACCGGTGGGCGTTCCTGGACGGGCGGCGCGCCGAGGCGGTGCGCCGGGTGGACCGGCGCAACCACGGCTCGGTGGCCGTCATCGAGCCGTGGAACCGCGGGGACCAGCAGAACCTCGACCACGAGCGGATGCTCGACGAGCTCGGCGACAGCGTGCTGACCGTCAGCCGCCGCTCCCGGCGGCGGCCCACCCTGCGCGAGGAGGCCGCGGTCGGCACGCCCGGCAGCATCGAGGAGTTCCGCGGCGAGATGGAGCGCGCCGTGATGCGCGCCTGCACCGCCCACGAGCAGCAGCGCCACCAGAGCCGCCCGGAGGACGGCCCGACCGACCGCAGACCCGGCATCGGGCCCTGA
- a CDS encoding sugar isomerase domain-containing protein — MSELVGRYLDAAVAHLERIRAEEGENIEAAAELLAEAVEHGRRIFTYGAGHSSLAAQDVVYRAGGLVVMNLLNVPGMTGVNVMPAHLGSALERVSGLATTTLDLTPARSGDLLFVISLSGRQVMPVELAQHARDRGLKVIGVTSLAYPGAVTSNHPSGTYLKDNCDVVLDSKIGIGDGELDHPGAGAPFGSVSTITTSALMQSVTAAAIAKLADRGITPPLFRSGNVDGGTEWNNKVIADNADRIFYAW, encoded by the coding sequence ATGAGCGAACTGGTCGGCCGGTACCTGGACGCCGCCGTGGCCCACCTGGAGCGGATTCGCGCCGAGGAGGGGGAGAACATCGAGGCCGCCGCGGAGCTGCTGGCCGAGGCCGTCGAGCACGGCAGGCGGATCTTCACCTACGGCGCCGGGCACTCCTCGCTGGCCGCCCAGGACGTGGTCTACCGGGCCGGCGGCCTGGTGGTGATGAACCTGCTCAACGTGCCCGGGATGACCGGCGTCAACGTGATGCCCGCGCACCTGGGCAGCGCCCTGGAACGGGTCTCCGGGCTGGCCACCACCACGCTCGACCTCACCCCGGCCCGCAGCGGCGACCTGCTGTTCGTGATCTCGCTCTCCGGCCGCCAGGTGATGCCGGTCGAGCTGGCCCAGCACGCCCGCGACCGCGGCCTGAAGGTGATCGGCGTGACCTCGCTGGCCTATCCCGGCGCGGTCACCTCCAACCACCCGTCCGGCACCTACCTCAAGGACAACTGCGACGTGGTGCTGGACAGCAAGATCGGGATCGGCGACGGCGAACTCGACCACCCCGGCGCGGGCGCCCCGTTCGGCTCGGTGTCGACCATCACCACCAGCGCCCTGATGCAGTCGGTCACGGCCGCCGCGATCGCCAAACTCGCCGACCGGGGCATCACCCCGCCGCTGTTCCGCTCCGGCAACGTGGACGGCGGCACCGAGTGGAACAACAAGGTGATCGCCGACAACGCGGACCGGATCTTCTACGCCTGGTGA
- a CDS encoding bifunctional DNA primase/polymerase, which yields MLHVDNTPGAPEPNLPPLLIEAVRYAEDRHWEVAPGAWLLDGDGDGPARCSCGEERCALPGAHPVGDDWRGRASAGPGVVRKWWTENPAASILLPTGRTFDVLDVPEVAGCLALARMERMGLQLGPVVAVPAAPGRSGRRLHFLVLPGVVGKLPDMLRQIGWSPDRLDLVARGEGDWVVAPPSRVGGYASAQWARPPSALNRWLPDALELVSPLAYACGREAGAPRSAQRPAAAVR from the coding sequence GTGCTGCACGTGGACAACACCCCGGGAGCCCCCGAACCGAACCTGCCGCCGCTGCTGATCGAAGCCGTCCGCTACGCCGAGGACCGGCACTGGGAGGTCGCGCCGGGCGCCTGGCTGCTCGACGGCGACGGCGACGGCCCGGCCCGCTGCTCGTGCGGCGAGGAGCGCTGCGCGCTCCCCGGCGCGCACCCCGTCGGCGACGACTGGCGGGGCCGGGCGAGCGCCGGGCCCGGGGTGGTCCGGAAGTGGTGGACGGAGAACCCGGCGGCCTCGATCCTGCTGCCCACCGGCCGGACGTTCGACGTGCTGGACGTGCCGGAGGTGGCGGGCTGCCTGGCGCTGGCCCGGATGGAGCGGATGGGGCTGCAGCTGGGCCCGGTGGTGGCGGTGCCGGCCGCGCCGGGGCGCAGCGGGCGGCGGCTGCACTTCCTGGTGCTGCCCGGGGTGGTCGGCAAGCTGCCGGACATGCTCCGGCAGATCGGCTGGTCCCCGGACCGCCTCGACCTGGTGGCGCGCGGCGAGGGCGACTGGGTGGTGGCCCCGCCGTCCCGGGTCGGCGGGTACGCGTCCGCGCAGTGGGCCCGACCGCCGTCCGCGCTGAACCGCTGGCTGCCGGACGCGCTGGAGCTGGTCAGCCCGCTCGCGTACGCCTGCGGGCGCGAGGCCGGCGCCCCGCGCTCCGCGCAGCGCCCGGCGGCGGCGGTGCGCTGA
- a CDS encoding alpha/beta fold hydrolase, whose amino-acid sequence MATRRIETPDGGVLAVETSGDPSGRPVFLLHGTPGSRVGPAPRSAVLARMRVRLISFDRPGYGDSTRLPGRAVAAAATDVAVIADALGLDRFAVVGRSGGGPHALACAALLPDRVRRAATQVSLAPRHADGLDWFEGMTPSNEHAYRQAELGQPRIAGQFQVRSRVIRRDPAQLIRNLVPELTPPDRTVVADIGIRRMLHSTYRQAFRYGADGWIDDVLAFIADWGFAVESIRAPVRLWHGAEDRFSPVGHSSWLADHIPGAQLYLEPGAAHFGALKEMTDAIRWAAHA is encoded by the coding sequence GTGGCGACACGGAGGATCGAGACCCCGGACGGTGGCGTCCTCGCCGTCGAGACGTCCGGAGACCCGTCCGGCCGGCCGGTGTTCCTGCTGCACGGCACCCCGGGCAGCCGGGTCGGCCCGGCCCCGCGCAGCGCCGTCCTGGCCCGGATGCGGGTCCGGCTGATCTCCTTCGACCGGCCCGGCTACGGGGACTCCACCCGGCTGCCCGGCCGTGCGGTGGCCGCCGCCGCGACCGACGTGGCCGTCATCGCCGACGCGCTCGGCCTCGACCGCTTCGCCGTGGTCGGCCGCTCCGGCGGCGGCCCGCACGCGCTCGCCTGCGCCGCGCTGCTGCCCGACCGGGTGCGCCGGGCGGCCACCCAGGTCTCGCTCGCTCCGCGCCACGCGGACGGCCTCGACTGGTTCGAGGGCATGACCCCGTCCAACGAACACGCCTACCGGCAGGCCGAGTTGGGTCAGCCCCGGATCGCCGGCCAGTTCCAGGTCCGGTCTCGGGTGATCCGCCGCGACCCGGCCCAGCTGATCCGCAACCTGGTCCCCGAACTGACCCCGCCGGACCGCACCGTGGTCGCCGACATCGGCATCCGCCGGATGCTGCACTCGACCTACCGGCAGGCGTTCCGCTACGGCGCCGACGGCTGGATCGACGACGTGCTGGCCTTCATCGCCGACTGGGGCTTCGCGGTGGAGAGCATCCGCGCCCCGGTCCGCCTCTGGCACGGCGCCGAGGACAGGTTCTCCCCGGTCGGCCACTCCTCCTGGCTGGCCGACCACATCCCCGGCGCCCAGCTCTACCTGGAACCGGGCGCCGCCCACTTCGGCGCGCTCAAGGAGATGACCGACGCGATCCGCTGGGCCGCCCACGCGTAG